One Myxosarcina sp. GI1 genomic window carries:
- the psb32 gene encoding photosystem II repair protein Psb32: MLKRLIPPILLLVFAVFSLAMPVFATGISDLPNPNTEDVWVVDTADEISFSNESKLTSTFKKLAKETGQEVRMVAIRRLDYGETIDSLADKLFTTWYDKSERANQTLLVLDTLTNNAAIRTGEKAKKLVNEEIAKSLVNDTVGYDLRTGNKYNQAFLDSSDRLVAVLSGQEDPGPPEIVDNVQVEGTFTKAEDTKQGISAAWIIGFLVLATIIPMATYFWYVSGT, encoded by the coding sequence ATGCTTAAACGCCTTATTCCTCCAATATTATTGCTTGTATTTGCCGTTTTTTCTCTGGCAATGCCAGTATTCGCTACTGGAATTTCCGATCTACCCAATCCCAATACTGAAGATGTTTGGGTCGTAGATACAGCCGATGAAATTAGCTTTTCTAATGAAAGCAAATTAACCAGTACCTTTAAAAAATTAGCTAAAGAGACTGGTCAAGAAGTCAGGATGGTAGCTATTCGTCGCTTGGATTATGGAGAGACAATCGATAGTTTGGCTGACAAACTATTTACTACTTGGTACGATAAATCGGAAAGAGCCAATCAAACTCTACTAGTTTTAGATACCCTAACTAATAACGCAGCCATTCGTACTGGCGAGAAAGCTAAAAAGTTAGTCAATGAAGAAATAGCTAAAAGCTTAGTCAATGACACTGTAGGCTACGATCTTAGAACGGGTAATAAATACAATCAGGCTTTTCTCGACTCCAGCGATCGCTTAGTAGCAGTGTTATCAGGACAAGAAGATCCAGGACCGCCAGAAATAGTTGATAACGTTCAGGTTGAAGGTACGTTTACCAAAGCCGAAGATACCAAGCAAGGTATTTCGGCAGCTTGGATTATTGGCTTTCTAGTTTTAGCAACCATAATTCCTATGGCTACTTATTTCTGGTACGTTAGCGGCACTTAG
- the psaA gene encoding photosystem I core protein PsaA has protein sequence MTISPQQKGEEKVKVTVDVDPTPTSFEKWGKPGHFDRTLSRGPKTTTWIWNLHADAHDFDSHTSDLEDISRKIFSAHFGHLAVVFVWLSGMYFHGARFSNYEAWLTDPTNIKPSAQVVWPIVGQDILNADVGGGFHGIQITSGFFYLWRASGFTDSFQLYCTAIGGLVMAGLMIFAGWFHYHKRAPKLEWFQNVESMLNHHLAGLLGLGSLGWAGHQIHVSLPINKLLDAGVAPSDIPLPHEFILDPSKMAELYPSFAEGIRPFFTLNWGVYSDFLTFKGGLNPVTGGLWLSDTAHHHLAIAVLFIIAGHMYRTNWGIGHSIKEILNNHKGDPLLFGGNGHQGLYEVLTTSWHAQLAINLALLGSLTIIVAQHMYAMPPYPYMAVDYATQISLFTHHMWIGGFLIVGAGAHGAIFMVRDYDPAKNVNNVLDRVIRVRDAIISHLNWVCIFLGFHSFGLYIHNDTMRALGRPQDMFSDTAIQLQPIFAQWVQNLHTLAPGNTAPTALEPASYAFGGDVIAVGGKVAMMPITLGTADFMVHHIHAFTIHVTVLILLKGVLYARSSRLIPDKMNLGFRFPCDGPGRGGTCQVSAWDHVFLGLFWMYNSLSIVIFHFSWKMQSDVWGTVAPDGSVSHITYGNFAQSAICINGWLRDFLWAQASQVINSYGTALSAYGIMFLAGHFVFAFSLMFLFSGRGYWQELIESIVWAHNKLKVAPAIQPRALSITQGRAVGVAHYLLGGIVTTWAFFLARTLSF, from the coding sequence ATGACAATTAGTCCTCAACAAAAAGGAGAGGAAAAAGTCAAGGTAACGGTTGATGTCGATCCTACTCCTACTTCATTTGAGAAGTGGGGTAAACCAGGTCATTTTGACCGCACTCTGTCGAGAGGTCCCAAAACTACAACTTGGATTTGGAATCTCCACGCAGATGCTCACGATTTTGACAGTCATACCAGTGACCTCGAAGATATATCTCGCAAAATTTTTAGCGCGCATTTCGGTCATCTAGCCGTAGTTTTCGTTTGGTTGAGTGGCATGTATTTTCATGGAGCTCGCTTTTCCAACTATGAAGCTTGGTTAACCGACCCTACCAACATCAAACCTAGCGCGCAGGTAGTCTGGCCCATTGTCGGTCAAGATATTCTCAACGCCGATGTCGGCGGTGGTTTTCACGGTATTCAAATTACCTCGGGTTTCTTCTATCTTTGGAGAGCCTCTGGTTTTACAGATAGCTTCCAACTATACTGCACTGCAATCGGCGGTTTAGTCATGGCTGGCTTGATGATTTTTGCTGGTTGGTTCCACTACCACAAAAGAGCTCCAAAATTGGAATGGTTCCAGAATGTAGAGTCAATGCTCAATCACCATTTAGCTGGTTTGTTGGGTTTAGGCTCTTTAGGCTGGGCTGGTCACCAAATTCACGTATCTTTGCCAATTAACAAACTCTTAGATGCGGGAGTTGCACCTAGTGACATTCCTTTACCCCATGAATTTATTTTAGACCCCAGTAAAATGGCAGAGCTATATCCTAGTTTTGCTGAAGGAATTAGACCTTTCTTTACTTTAAATTGGGGAGTATATTCCGACTTCCTAACCTTTAAAGGCGGCTTGAATCCTGTTACTGGAGGTTTGTGGTTGTCCGATACGGCACACCATCACTTAGCAATTGCCGTACTGTTTATTATTGCTGGACATATGTACCGCACCAATTGGGGTATCGGTCATAGCATCAAGGAAATTTTAAACAATCATAAAGGCGACCCTTTACTATTTGGAGGTAACGGTCACCAAGGGCTGTATGAAGTTTTAACTACTTCCTGGCATGCTCAGTTAGCGATTAACCTGGCTTTGCTTGGTTCTTTAACTATCATCGTGGCGCAACATATGTACGCCATGCCTCCTTATCCCTACATGGCTGTTGACTACGCCACTCAAATATCCTTATTCACTCATCATATGTGGATTGGCGGATTTTTGATTGTCGGTGCGGGAGCGCACGGTGCAATCTTTATGGTGCGTGATTACGATCCCGCTAAAAACGTTAATAACGTTCTCGATCGGGTCATTCGCGTTCGCGACGCAATCATTTCTCACCTTAATTGGGTTTGTATTTTCCTTGGTTTCCACAGCTTTGGTTTATACATTCACAATGACACTATGAGAGCTTTGGGTCGTCCCCAAGATATGTTCTCAGATACTGCAATTCAACTACAGCCCATTTTTGCTCAGTGGGTACAAAATCTCCATACTTTAGCTCCTGGTAATACTGCTCCTACAGCGTTAGAACCAGCAAGTTATGCTTTTGGCGGTGATGTTATTGCAGTAGGTGGTAAAGTAGCTATGATGCCCATTACTTTGGGAACGGCGGACTTTATGGTTCATCACATCCATGCCTTTACCATTCACGTAACCGTATTAATTCTACTTAAAGGCGTACTTTACGCTCGTAGCTCTCGTTTAATCCCCGATAAAATGAATCTCGGTTTCCGCTTCCCTTGTGACGGTCCGGGTCGTGGCGGTACTTGCCAAGTATCTGCTTGGGATCACGTTTTTCTAGGTCTATTCTGGATGTACAATTCCCTTTCCATCGTGATTTTCCACTTTAGCTGGAAGATGCAGTCCGATGTCTGGGGAACGGTGGCACCAGATGGTAGCGTATCGCACATTACATATGGTAATTTCGCCCAAAGTGCTATCTGTATTAACGGCTGGTTACGCGATTTCTTATGGGCGCAAGCTTCTCAAGTAATTAATTCATACGGTACGGCTCTGTCTGCTTATGGCATCATGTTCCTAGCAGGTCACTTTGTCTTTGCCTTTAGCTTAATGTTCCTCTTTAGCGGTCGTGGTTATTGGCAAGAACTTATCGAATCAATTGTTTGGGCTCATAATAAACTTAAAGTAGCACCAGCTATTCAGCCCCGCGCTTTGAGTATTACTCAAGGTCGCGCTGTAGGAGTCGCTCACTATTTATTGGGTGGCATCGTAACTACCTGGGCATTCTTCTTAGCTAGGACTCTTTCGTTTTAG
- a CDS encoding thioesterase family protein encodes MTFTHSRMVYLSDTDAAGVVYFATGLQMCHEAYEASLDSVGISLQQFLAEGKIAIPIVHAAIDFLRPLHCGDKLQINLITTRLKDSEFAIAYQIVSVSEPNKVLVKANTRHVCIDPQARTRIELPDAIAQWLDKI; translated from the coding sequence ATGACCTTTACTCATTCTCGAATGGTTTACCTATCAGATACAGATGCGGCAGGAGTAGTTTATTTCGCTACTGGATTGCAGATGTGTCACGAGGCTTATGAAGCATCTTTAGATTCAGTGGGAATTAGCCTGCAACAGTTTTTAGCTGAAGGAAAAATAGCTATACCCATCGTTCATGCCGCGATAGATTTTTTGCGTCCTTTACACTGCGGTGATAAGTTACAGATTAATTTGATAACCACTCGTCTGAAAGATAGTGAATTTGCGATCGCCTATCAAATAGTTTCTGTATCCGAACCAAATAAAGTATTAGTAAAAGCTAATACCAGACACGTTTGTATCGATCCTCAAGCTAGAACCAGAATCGAACTTCCCGATGCGATCGCCCAATGGCTCGATAAGATATAA
- a CDS encoding trehalase family glycosidase, with product MEFLDPSQIERVRAYIKQTWKTLTRSQKDLLVAARDPKIEHNPNKPWLVYVSPQEDLDSIKASLQKMLPAEEWQQLELRVLPTEIELIKEHGLLYLPHPYVVPGGRFNEMYGWDSYFIILGLLQDDEIELAKNMVEQLAYEVEHFGMILNANRTYFLTRSQPPILTHAVLKLYEHTQDKQWLQSLLPTVEAYYYYWVVPPHLNQATGLSHYSSFGYGPAPEVIASELDERGRTHFDRVKEYYQQVDFDDYDVNLYYDRDTDELTELFYKGDRSMRESGFDITNRFGPFSVDIIHYAPVCLNVLLCQMEADTAKVYENLGYSEIASQWRDRAKLRHERIDRFLWDEEAGLYFDYNFHTGKRRKYEYATTFYPLWAGLASPEQAKRVWQNLAKFEVAGGILTSTQVSGNQWDAPFGWAPLNLIAIQGLLNYGFHDDAKRIARKFLEMTFEEFDKNGTLVEKYDVCAASANVSDEIKFGYSSNEIGFGWTNGVILELLDIFDFGGSQINRQSPEY from the coding sequence ATGGAATTTCTCGACCCTTCACAGATAGAAAGAGTTAGAGCTTATATCAAACAAACTTGGAAAACCCTGACTCGCTCGCAGAAAGACCTGTTGGTAGCAGCACGAGATCCCAAGATCGAACATAACCCTAATAAGCCCTGGTTGGTTTATGTTTCCCCGCAAGAAGATCTAGATAGTATAAAAGCCTCTCTACAAAAAATGCTGCCTGCTGAAGAATGGCAACAGTTAGAACTAAGGGTTCTACCTACAGAAATCGAATTAATTAAAGAACACGGTTTGCTCTATCTGCCCCATCCTTATGTAGTTCCTGGGGGACGTTTTAACGAGATGTACGGTTGGGATAGCTATTTTATTATTCTCGGCTTGTTACAGGACGACGAAATAGAACTCGCGAAAAATATGGTCGAGCAGTTAGCTTATGAAGTCGAGCATTTTGGCATGATTCTCAATGCCAACCGTACTTATTTTTTGACGCGATCGCAACCTCCCATACTTACTCACGCGGTACTCAAGCTTTACGAACACACTCAAGATAAACAATGGCTGCAATCGCTCTTACCGACTGTCGAGGCTTATTATTACTATTGGGTCGTTCCGCCACACCTCAATCAAGCAACTGGACTATCTCATTATTCTAGTTTTGGTTATGGTCCCGCACCAGAAGTAATTGCCTCGGAACTAGACGAACGGGGCAGAACTCATTTCGATCGCGTCAAAGAATATTACCAACAGGTTGATTTTGACGATTACGATGTCAATCTTTACTACGACCGCGACACCGATGAACTAACCGAATTATTTTACAAGGGCGATCGCTCGATGCGCGAATCGGGTTTTGATATTACCAATCGTTTTGGTCCTTTTAGCGTCGATATTATTCACTATGCCCCCGTCTGCCTCAATGTCTTGCTGTGTCAAATGGAAGCAGATACGGCTAAAGTCTACGAAAACTTAGGCTATTCAGAAATTGCCAGCCAGTGGCGCGATCGTGCTAAGTTACGACACGAACGCATAGATCGTTTCTTGTGGGATGAAGAAGCGGGACTGTATTTTGACTACAATTTTCACACTGGCAAGCGTAGAAAATATGAATATGCTACGACCTTTTATCCCTTATGGGCTGGTCTGGCATCTCCCGAACAAGCCAAGCGCGTCTGGCAAAATTTAGCTAAATTTGAAGTTGCAGGAGGGATACTCACTAGTACGCAGGTCAGCGGCAATCAATGGGACGCACCTTTTGGTTGGGCACCGTTAAATTTAATTGCCATCCAAGGATTATTAAACTATGGTTTTCATGACGATGCCAAACGTATTGCCCGTAAGTTCTTAGAAATGACTTTCGAAGAATTTGACAAAAATGGAACTTTAGTAGAAAAATACGATGTCTGCGCTGCTTCTGCTAATGTTTCTGACGAAATTAAGTTCGGCTATAGCTCCAACGAAATTGGTTTTGGCTGGACTAATGGGGTAATTTTAGAGTTGTTAGATATTTTTGATTTTGGGGGATCTCAAATTAACAGGCAATCGCCTGAGTATTAA
- a CDS encoding AIM24 family protein — translation MEIELLRQSDSAIARVKSNTREELIAEAGAMSAMSER, via the coding sequence ATGGAAATTGAATTATTACGACAGTCCGATAGCGCGATCGCCCGTGTAAAATCAAATACTAGAGAAGAATTAATCGCTGAAGCTGGAGCGATGAGTGCTATGAGCGAGCGATAA
- a CDS encoding aldo/keto reductase has protein sequence MNENSNKIHLPVMGCGTWAWGNRLLWNYDKSMDEELQGVFDRCVSNGVTLFDTGDSYGTGRLSGRSEELLGKFANEYSGANRDKICLATKLAPYPWRLTAGSAVSAAEASAKRMGRNIDLVQMHWSTANYFPWQEWWFLDGLADLYERGLVEGVGLSNYGPKRLKEIHQKFSDRGVPITTLQVQYSLLSTKPVTELGVKEVCDELGIKLIAYSPLCLGILTGKYTDKSTYPKGLRGLLFRRLVPQARSLLNCLQAIAESRQKTMSQVAINWCIAKDTIPIPGAKNAKQAQDNIDAKDWLLDSGEVAELDRAAAGVDKPMIQNIFQTQ, from the coding sequence ATGAACGAGAATTCAAACAAAATTCATCTTCCCGTAATGGGTTGCGGTACCTGGGCTTGGGGTAATCGCCTACTCTGGAATTACGATAAAAGCATGGATGAGGAGCTACAGGGCGTATTCGATCGCTGCGTCAGTAACGGGGTGACATTGTTCGATACTGGAGATTCTTACGGTACTGGCAGACTAAGCGGACGTAGTGAAGAACTATTAGGTAAATTTGCCAATGAATATAGCGGAGCAAATCGAGATAAAATTTGTCTGGCAACCAAACTCGCTCCCTATCCCTGGAGATTGACTGCTGGTTCGGCAGTTTCAGCAGCAGAAGCTTCGGCAAAACGTATGGGACGAAACATAGATTTAGTGCAAATGCACTGGTCTACAGCCAATTATTTTCCCTGGCAAGAATGGTGGTTTTTAGATGGACTGGCAGATCTATACGAACGAGGACTAGTTGAGGGAGTCGGTTTGTCTAATTATGGTCCTAAAAGACTGAAAGAAATACACCAAAAATTTAGCGATCGCGGCGTTCCCATTACTACTTTACAGGTTCAATACTCCTTGCTTTCTACCAAACCCGTTACCGAACTAGGAGTTAAAGAAGTTTGCGATGAGTTGGGAATTAAACTTATTGCCTACAGTCCTCTATGTTTGGGAATTCTTACGGGTAAATATACAGATAAAAGCACTTATCCCAAAGGACTCAGAGGTTTGTTGTTTAGAAGATTGGTTCCCCAGGCGCGATCGCTATTAAACTGCCTACAGGCGATCGCCGAATCTCGTCAGAAAACCATGTCCCAAGTAGCAATTAACTGGTGTATTGCCAAAGATACAATTCCCATTCCAGGAGCCAAAAACGCCAAACAAGCCCAAGATAACATTGATGCTAAAGATTGGTTGTTAGACAGTGGGGAAGTAGCAGAATTAGACCGCGCTGCGGCTGGTGTAGACAAACCGATGATTCAAAATATCTTTCAAACTCAATAA
- the psaB gene encoding photosystem I core protein PsaB translates to MATKFPKFSQDLAQDPTTRRLWYGIATAHDFELHDGMTEENLYQKIFASHFGHIAIIFLWTSGTLFHVAWQGNFEQWITDPLNIRPIAHAIWDPQFGDAAVDAFTQAGASYPVNIAYSGVYHWFYTIGMTNNQDLYQGAIFLLILSSLFLFAGWLHLQPKFRPSLAWFKNAESRLNHHLAGLFGVSALAWTGHLVHVAIPESRGQHVGWDNFLSTPPHPAGLGPFFSLNWGVYAQNPDTANHVFGTSEGAGTAILTFLGGFHPQTESLWLTDMAHHHLAIAVIFIIAGHMYRTNFGIGHSIKEILNTHRPPEGTPGDLGAGHKGLYDTINNSLHFQLALALASLGTITSLVAQHMYSLPPYAFIARDYTTQAALYTHHQYIAGFIMVGAFAHGAIFLVRDYDPEANKNNVLARALDHKEAIISHLSWVSLFLGFHTLGLYVHNDVVVAFGTPEKQILIEPVFAQWIQASHGKALYGFDTLLSNPDSLAQTGAAWLPGWLQAINSGTNSLFLTIGPGDFLVHHAIALGLHTTVLILVKGALDARGSKLMPDKKDFGFAFPCDGPGRGGTCDISAWDSFYLAMFWMLNLLGWLTFYWHWKHLGIWQGNVATFNENSTYLMGWFRDYLWANSAQLINGYNPYGVNNLSVWAWMFLFGHLVWATGFMFLISWRGYWQELIETLVWAHERTPLANLVRWKDKPVAMSIVQGRVVGLAHFTIGYVLTYAAFLIASTAGKFG, encoded by the coding sequence ATGGCAACTAAATTCCCGAAATTTAGCCAGGATCTCGCACAAGACCCGACTACCCGTCGTCTCTGGTACGGAATTGCCACAGCTCACGACTTTGAGCTTCACGACGGTATGACCGAAGAAAATCTCTATCAAAAGATTTTTGCCTCTCACTTCGGTCATATTGCAATTATTTTCTTGTGGACGTCCGGAACTCTGTTTCACGTTGCTTGGCAAGGCAACTTCGAACAGTGGATTACAGATCCTTTGAATATTCGTCCGATCGCCCATGCGATTTGGGATCCTCAATTTGGTGATGCAGCAGTTGATGCTTTTACCCAAGCAGGTGCTTCATATCCGGTAAACATTGCTTATTCTGGGGTTTACCACTGGTTTTACACCATTGGCATGACCAACAACCAAGATTTATATCAAGGAGCGATTTTCTTATTAATCCTCTCTTCTTTATTTCTTTTTGCTGGTTGGTTACATTTGCAACCCAAGTTTCGTCCAAGTCTGGCTTGGTTTAAAAACGCCGAGTCTCGCCTCAATCACCACTTAGCTGGTTTGTTTGGGGTTAGCGCTTTAGCTTGGACGGGTCACCTAGTTCACGTAGCTATCCCCGAATCTCGCGGACAGCACGTAGGTTGGGATAATTTCTTATCTACTCCTCCCCATCCAGCAGGCTTGGGTCCATTCTTTAGTCTTAACTGGGGCGTTTACGCTCAGAACCCCGATACTGCTAACCATGTATTTGGGACTTCCGAGGGAGCAGGAACGGCAATTTTGACTTTCTTGGGTGGTTTCCATCCTCAAACCGAATCTCTGTGGCTTACAGATATGGCGCATCACCATTTGGCGATCGCGGTTATCTTTATTATTGCTGGGCATATGTACCGTACCAACTTTGGTATCGGTCATAGCATCAAAGAGATTCTCAATACTCACCGTCCTCCCGAAGGTACACCTGGTGATTTAGGTGCGGGTCATAAAGGTCTTTACGACACGATTAATAACTCCCTACACTTCCAGTTAGCTTTGGCACTAGCTAGTTTGGGTACTATTACTTCGTTAGTCGCGCAGCATATGTACTCGCTACCGCCCTATGCTTTTATCGCTAGAGACTACACTACTCAAGCTGCTTTATATACCCACCACCAATATATTGCTGGCTTTATTATGGTTGGTGCGTTTGCTCACGGCGCAATCTTTTTAGTTAGAGATTACGATCCCGAAGCGAACAAAAACAACGTTTTGGCAAGAGCATTAGACCACAAAGAAGCGATCATCTCTCACTTAAGTTGGGTATCTCTCTTCCTTGGTTTCCACACCTTGGGTCTATACGTACACAACGATGTAGTAGTCGCTTTTGGCACTCCAGAAAAGCAAATCCTCATTGAGCCAGTGTTTGCTCAATGGATTCAAGCTTCCCATGGTAAAGCTTTATACGGATTTGATACTTTACTCTCCAATCCAGATAGTCTGGCTCAGACTGGAGCGGCTTGGTTACCTGGGTGGTTACAAGCAATCAATAGCGGTACTAACTCCCTATTCCTCACCATCGGACCTGGCGACTTCCTAGTACACCATGCGATCGCTCTAGGTTTGCATACCACAGTCTTAATCTTGGTTAAAGGTGCTTTAGATGCCCGCGGTTCCAAATTAATGCCCGACAAGAAAGACTTTGGTTTTGCTTTCCCCTGTGATGGACCTGGTCGTGGTGGTACTTGCGATATCTCTGCTTGGGATTCGTTTTACCTTGCTATGTTCTGGATGCTCAACCTCTTAGGTTGGTTGACTTTCTACTGGCACTGGAAACATCTCGGTATCTGGCAGGGTAACGTAGCTACGTTTAATGAAAACTCCACCTATCTCATGGGTTGGTTCCGCGATTATCTCTGGGCGAACTCCGCACAGTTAATCAACGGCTATAATCCCTATGGTGTTAACAACCTGTCTGTTTGGGCTTGGATGTTCCTATTCGGACATCTGGTCTGGGCAACTGGTTTCATGTTCCTTATCTCTTGGCGTGGTTACTGGCAAGAGCTAATCGAAACCCTAGTTTGGGCGCACGAGCGTACTCCTCTAGCTAACCTGGTTCGCTGGAAAGATAAGCCCGTTGCTATGTCCATCGTTCAAGGTCGCGTAGTTGGTCTAGCTCACTTTACAATCGGTTACGTACTGACTTATGCCGCCTTCCTGATTGCTTCGACTGCTGGTAAGTTTGGTTAA
- a CDS encoding CPXCG motif-containing cysteine-rich protein: MQTTSEYICAFCGEPNTTFVDISGGIQQTYTEDCQVCCRPNVLYVRVDEDTLEVEIDSDYEQ; encoded by the coding sequence ATGCAAACCACATCTGAATATATTTGCGCTTTTTGTGGCGAACCCAATACTACCTTTGTCGATATTAGTGGGGGAATACAGCAAACATATACCGAAGACTGTCAGGTTTGTTGTCGTCCCAACGTTCTGTACGTGCGTGTCGATGAAGATACTCTTGAGGTAGAAATAGACAGCGACTACGAACAATAA
- a CDS encoding DUF4346 domain-containing protein — MPTTIDTQELKAIDDKLSKRAIALDPGGYYIIYLDRQAGLICAKHYTNIINDKGLAVDPETGKVIAARGKKIERQATKLYVGRTAKELCVKVIEEPQPCPITMLDHAAYLGREFARAEYALINNEEYIQD; from the coding sequence ATGCCGACTACTATTGATACTCAAGAACTTAAAGCTATAGATGATAAACTTTCTAAACGGGCGATCGCGCTAGACCCAGGAGGATATTATATTATTTATTTAGACCGCCAAGCGGGATTAATCTGCGCCAAACACTATACCAACATTATTAATGACAAAGGTTTGGCAGTAGACCCCGAAACGGGTAAAGTGATTGCCGCTAGAGGGAAAAAAATCGAACGTCAGGCAACCAAACTTTATGTAGGCAGAACCGCTAAAGAATTGTGCGTCAAGGTTATAGAAGAACCTCAACCCTGTCCTATTACCATGTTGGATCATGCGGCATATTTGGGTCGGGAGTTTGCCAGGGCTGAGTATGCGTTAATTAACAACGAAGAATACATTCAAGACTAA
- a CDS encoding SDR family oxidoreductase, which produces MTPTVLITGASQGIGKSTALLFARRGYNTVIASRTASELNAVAKEIESLGGEVLAIPTDTRDRAAVETLVAKGIERFGQIDVLINNAGICMSASMAQTSIEDWEKIINTNLWGYIYAIKAVLPQMLERKQGSIINVGSFGGKVPMPNMTAYCTSKHAIVGLTETMRIELEPQGIHVSGVHPSVTKTDFLERAVFRDKDPQKEKQRRQDMEKFIESPLASESEDVAKAIWKAVKHSHGSIVVGSAKFPAFFHRLFPSMSKTILQVATNL; this is translated from the coding sequence ATGACTCCTACAGTTTTGATTACGGGCGCATCTCAAGGTATTGGTAAATCTACCGCATTGCTATTTGCTCGTCGTGGTTACAATACAGTTATTGCCTCACGTACTGCCAGCGAACTCAATGCAGTTGCTAAAGAGATTGAAAGTTTGGGCGGTGAAGTATTAGCTATTCCTACAGATACACGCGATCGCGCCGCCGTAGAAACTCTCGTTGCTAAAGGTATAGAACGCTTCGGTCAGATCGATGTTTTGATTAACAATGCAGGTATATGCATGAGTGCGAGTATGGCACAAACCAGTATTGAAGATTGGGAAAAAATTATTAACACCAATCTTTGGGGCTATATTTACGCAATTAAAGCCGTATTGCCCCAAATGCTGGAGAGAAAACAGGGCAGCATTATCAATGTCGGTTCTTTTGGTGGTAAAGTACCTATGCCAAATATGACTGCTTACTGTACTAGCAAACATGCGATCGTTGGCTTAACCGAAACGATGCGAATCGAACTAGAACCACAAGGCATTCATGTTAGCGGCGTACATCCTAGCGTTACTAAAACTGATTTTTTAGAAAGAGCCGTTTTTAGAGATAAAGATCCTCAAAAAGAAAAACAGCGCCGCCAAGATATGGAAAAATTTATTGAAAGTCCCCTTGCTAGCGAGTCAGAAGATGTCGCCAAAGCAATTTGGAAAGCAGTTAAACACTCTCATGGTTCGATAGTTGTCGGTTCGGCTAAGTTTCCTGCTTTCTTCCATCGATTGTTTCCCAGCATGAGCAAAACTATATTGCAAGTGGCTACAAATTTGTGA
- the hpnA gene encoding hopanoid-associated sugar epimerase: MRAFVTGGTGFVGANLVRLLLERGYEVKALVRANSCLDNLASLDIEIVKGDLNDRDLAQKMRGCRVLFHVAAQYSLWQRDRNSLYHNNVLGTRNVLAAARQAKIERTVHTSSVAAIGVGGNGKPVDETYQSAVDKLVGDYKKSKYYAEREADKAVKLGQDIVIVNPSTPIGALDIKPTPTGEIILRFLRRQMPFYVDTGLNLIDVRDVAWGHLLALEKGKTGDRYILGNQNLTFQQLLAKLEAITGLPAPKRKILFQIPYTAAWLDEKVLAPLGKKPSLALDGVRMSRQKMFYDAAKAVSHLSLPQSSIDRALADAVNWFHRYQK; encoded by the coding sequence ATGCGAGCTTTCGTTACGGGTGGAACTGGTTTTGTGGGAGCCAATTTAGTCAGGCTGTTGTTAGAACGAGGTTATGAAGTTAAAGCTCTAGTTCGTGCTAACAGTTGTCTGGACAATCTCGCTTCGTTAGATATAGAAATTGTCAAAGGAGATTTGAACGATCGCGACTTGGCACAAAAGATGCGGGGATGTCGGGTATTATTTCACGTTGCGGCACAATATTCTCTCTGGCAGCGCGATCGCAACTCTTTATATCACAATAACGTATTGGGAACTCGTAACGTCTTAGCAGCCGCACGGCAAGCTAAAATAGAGCGTACTGTCCATACTAGTTCGGTGGCGGCAATTGGGGTAGGAGGAAACGGCAAACCTGTAGACGAAACCTATCAAAGCGCGGTCGATAAGCTAGTAGGAGATTACAAAAAATCTAAATACTATGCCGAACGCGAGGCAGATAAAGCCGTTAAGTTGGGACAAGATATAGTTATTGTCAACCCTAGTACCCCCATCGGTGCTTTAGATATCAAACCCACCCCTACAGGAGAAATTATTTTACGTTTTCTGCGTCGTCAGATGCCTTTTTATGTAGATACGGGTTTAAATTTAATCGATGTTAGAGATGTTGCCTGGGGACATTTACTGGCGTTAGAAAAAGGAAAAACGGGCGATCGCTATATTTTGGGCAATCAAAATTTAACCTTCCAGCAGCTACTAGCTAAATTAGAGGCAATAACGGGTTTACCCGCACCCAAAAGAAAAATTCTCTTCCAGATACCATATACGGCAGCGTGGCTAGATGAAAAAGTTCTCGCACCTTTGGGCAAAAAACCTTCTTTGGCTTTAGATGGGGTGCGAATGTCTCGTCAAAAGATGTTTTACGATGCTGCTAAAGCCGTCAGCCATTTAAGTTTACCGCAATCTTCAATCGATCGCGCTTTAGCCGATGCAGTAAATTGGTTTCATCGCTACCAAAAGTAA